GCTTCGATGAAGCACATGTAGAGCGTCTCGCCGCCGCGACGCTTCATGAAGCGGCCCATCGGGCGCTCCCAGTCTGTGATCTGCGATAGCTCGATGCGGCTCAGGCGGTCAGGCGGGTTGAAGAGCGTAAGCTGTCCTGCGTACCCGTAGTGCTTGCTGACGATCGGCGAAAAGCGCGTGGCATCGAGCCCGAACGCGTCGGCGTAGAACTTCGCGGCGGCTTCATGGTCGTCGATCAGGTTCGTAACTTCGTACAGGTATCCGACGAGCCCAACCGGCTGGCGCGCGACATCCTGCGAGATGACGATGCGCAGCCCCGGCGTCTGTTCCGGCGCGATGCACAACTGCCCGCCTTCATCGGCGAACTCGATGCCGCGATCGCGAAGGCGGGCAGCAAGTGCCGGAACGTCCGGTGTCGAGAAGCCCGCGGCGAAGAGTCCCTCGCCCCACTCCGACA
The sequence above is a segment of the Dehalococcoidia bacterium genome. Coding sequences within it:
- a CDS encoding VOC family protein → MLEQVDRVQIAVNDIDRAAATFRDVFEAQQVRDDELRIAGAHRRVMHAGRSEFELLSPSGAGPVQDFLSEWGEGLFAAGFSTPDVPALAARLRDRGIEFADEGGQLCIAPEQTPGLRIVISQDVARQPVGLVGYLYEVTNLIDDHEAAAKFYADAFGLDATRFSPIVSKHYGYAGQLTLFNPPDRLSRIELSQITDWERPMGRFMKRRGGETLYMCFIEAEDIEAIVERAKARDMRFAGHDRDGGFSEGLFFHPSTLHGVLMGVSRTDVAWTWSGRPDLAPAAARAPH